CAGGAATGCGATAAGATTTACTGGGAAGGTTCTCATTATAAAAGAATGGAGAATTTTTTCAATAAAATAATCAAATATTATTATAATTATTAAGTTGACAAAAATAGTATTCTTTGATATATTTATTATTAGGAATCGATATTAATAATTTTATTAAAGGGAGTGTTATTAATGGCAAAAAAGAAGTTATTAGTTGTAAGTATTATGGTATTTAGCTTATTATTATTTCCATTAACAGCTTTGGGAGCAGGGCATGGAAGTGCTTCATCCGGGTTTTATTCTACCGAGACCCTGGCAGAATTTGATGGTACCGATGATAATCCAGCCTATGTAGGTTATCATGGCAGAATTTATGATCTCTCAGACACCTTCGCAGATGGAAGCCATGCCGGACATGATGCAGGAATGGATTTGACTGAAGAATTTTATGAGGCCCATGAAGCTGAGCTGATGGAAGGCAGAGAAGTTGTCGGCTATTATTTAAGTAGAGCTATGACTGAAGAAGAACTTGCAAATTATGATGGTCATAATGATAATCCAGCCTATGTAGCTGTTGACGGAATTATCTATGATGGTTCTGATACATTTTCCGATGGAACCCATGGTGGTCATGAAGCTGGCCAGGATTTAACAGATGAATTTCAAGGTCAGCATGGTGAGGATACCCTTATGGCAATGCCTGTTGTTGGCGCTTTAGTATCTTATGAATTAACTCTGGATGAACTGGCAGAATATGATGGCCAGGATGGCAATGATGCATTTGTAGCCGTTGATGGTTTTATCTTTGACGTTACTGAAAGCTTTGAAGATGGAGAACATTTTGGTCATGAAGCTGGCCAGGATTTGACTGATGAGATTGAAGAGGCTGATCATCTCCGTTCAGTATTGCCAGATGTCCCGGTAGTTGGCGTTTTAGTTGAATAGCTTCCCCTTTAATTAAATATATTTATATTGTTTAGGCTGATGGCTTTCTGCTGTCAGCCTTTTCCTTTTTGTTTTTTTATTAATTTAATAATTTAAATTTAAATATAAAGGAGATTAACTACCCTAGTGGGTAGTAATACCGTCTAAGAGGATTTTTTGACTTCTCAGACAATTTTAATAACTTGATTAATTCTTAAATTACTATTATAATAATAGGTGATAATATTCTTTAATTTCTTAATTTCCACTTATATTTATTTAATTATTTTAAGGGGGTTATATTAAATGGCAAAAAAGAAGAATATGGAGTATGATGAATTACCACGGATGCCGACAATGACAGAAGCCATGATTCCAATTCTATTTCTGATTGTTGCTCTCAGTCTCAGTATTATTGTCCTGGAGATTGATCCTCACATTCCGATTGTACTATCAGCAGCTTTTGCAGCTTTAGTTGCTGTCAGGATGGGAGTTAAATGGAATGTTATTGAAGAAGGGATTTTCAGTGGAATTAGAACTGGCTTACAGGCAATTATTATTTTGATGATTGTCGGTATGTTAATCGGTTCCTGGATTCAGAGTGGCATTGTCCCGACAATGATCTATTACGGTCTGCAGATCCTGTCACCTCAGATCTTTTTAGTGGCAGCAGCAATAATGACAGCTATAGTTGCTCTATTTGTTGGTAGTTCCTGGTCTACAGCCGGTACCATTGGTGTTGCACTTGTTGGTATTGGTGGAGGTCTAGGAATCTCGCCAGGATTAGTCGGTGGTGCTATAATATCTGGTGCCTATCTTGGTGATAAGATTTCACCATTATCTGATACTACTAATCTGGCGCCTGGGGCAGCCGGGAATACAAACGTTTTTGAACATATCAGGCATATGTTACTGGTAACTGTGCCAGCCTTTGTAATTACGCTGGTTTTATATGCTATCATTGGTATGCAATTTGCCGGTCAGGAACTTGACGTAGGGGCAATAGAAGAAATTACAATGACACTTTCAGAGAATTTCTGGATCAGCCCTGTATTAATGGTAGTTCCATTGCTGGTTATTGTTATGATCATCTTTAAAGTTCCTCCGATCCCAGCATTAATTGGTGGTGCAGTAATCGGTGGTATTACAGCTATGATAACCCAGGGTGCAGGACTTGGGGCTGTACTTGATACAATGCATTATGGTTACTTTATTGAGACAGGTGTTGAACATGTTGATGAACTCTTGAATGCCGGTGGTTTAGATGGAATGATGTGGACTATATCATTAATCCTGGCTGCCTTGAGTTTAGGTGGAATCCTTGAAAACTGTGGATTCCTGGCAGTTATTTTAGAAAACATCTTGAAGAAAGCTAAAACCTATGGTCAGATCTCACTGGTTACCCATATAACAGCAATTTTTGTTAACTTAGTAGCCGCTGATCAGTATCTGGCAATAATATTACCGGCCAGGATGTTTAGCCATGCTTATAAGGATATTGGCGCCCATCCAAAGAACCTATCCCGGATTGCTGAATCATCAGGTACTGTTACATCACCACTTATACCATGGAATACCTGTGGTGCCTTCATGTATGGTGTTTTAGGAATCAATCCATTGGTCTATGCTCCATTTGCATTCTTTAACTGGTTAACTCCGTTAATTTCCATAGCCTATGGTTATCTTGGAATTGGATTTGCTGAGTGGACAGAAGAAGATGAAAAAGCAGCAGCTGAAGGAGCAGATTAATTAAATACAGACATTAATTAAATAATGACTAGAAATAGTTATAAATAGCTAGAATATAAAAACCCCTGGACAGCTTTTAATCAAGCTGTTCCAGGGGTGTCTTTAATTTATTTAAGGTTTATTTAGGGAAAAGCGTTGAAAGATAGCGTTCGCCCCCATCAGGGGCAATGATTAAAAACTTAGCATCTGCTGGAAACTCCTCTGCAACTGTTAGACCGGCCACAACACCTGCTGCTGAAGACGGTCCTAAAAAGAGGCCATCCTGGACTGCCAGCTGATGCTGAATATTATAAACATCATCCTCATCAAGGAGTAGAATCCGGTCATAAATAGATTTATCCAGAATATCTGGCACAAAACCAGGCCCGGTGCCAGGAATATTATGACTGCCCTGTTTGCCTTCACTCAAAACCGGTGCACAGACCGATTCATAAGTAAAAACCTTAAGCCCAGGAATCTTCTTTTTTAAATAACTGCCAGTACCGGTTAGAGTGCCTCCGGTGCCACAGGATGTAATCAGCAGATTAAGATCCTGGCCGAAAGCTTCTAATATTTCTGGACCAGTAGTCTTGCGATGGGCCTCAGGATTGGCCTGATTCCCAAATTGATCTGGTCTAAAGGCATTAGGATATTCCTCTTCCAGCTCCTTACAGAGTTCATAGGCCCCTTTCATACCCTGATCACCAGGGGAGATGATTAATTCTGCCCCGAAAGCAGCCATCAACTGCCGCCGTTCCTGGCTGGCCTTTTCAGGCAGAACAATAATGGTTTTATGGCCTAAAATTGCTGCCGCCCTGGCCAGACCGATACCAGTATTGCCACTGGAGGCCTCCAGAATTAATCCGCCGCCACCTGCAGGCAGCTGACCTGATTGTTCAGCAGACTTAAGCATCTCAAAGGCCGGCCGATCCTTAATACTGCCAGCTGGATTAAGATATTCAAGCTTCAAATAGAAATCAGGCAGTTCAGCTGGAACCAAATTATTTAATTTGACAATAGGAGTATTACCGATTAAATCTTCTCCAGAATGAATTATCATCTGATTGCCTCCTGACAGGTTGTTGGTTTTAATCCCTTATTAATTGTCTAAAAAGAAACCATCTAGATCGTTATTATCAATAAAACCTGAATCCATTGAAATATCAGCCATCTCCTGGACAGTTCTCTGATTTAATTCTGAACTGAACTGAGTTCTCTCTAAAGATGAACTTATAATTTCTATATCCAATTCCTGCTCAGCAATATCAAGAATGCTGTCCTGAATTATTTCAGCAGTTCTTTCTGGATTATCAGCAATAAATTGATTTGATCTTTCCTGAGCGGCCATAAACTTTTCTGCCACCTCAGGCTGATCTGAGACAATATCAGCTCTGGTTACAACTAAAGTATTTGGAAGCTCGCCATCCCAGGGAACTTCGTTCCATTCCAGAGCAACTTTACCTTCATTTTCATATTCTAAGCGTGAAGCCCAGGGCTCTGAAATTACTGCTGCATCAAGATTACCTCTGCGGAACATACCGCTCAAATTAGCCGGCGGCTGAGTTCTATGATCAACAGAACCGCCCTGTCGCTGAGTAGTCAGGCCAGTCTCTGCCAGCATATGTCTGAGCTGAAGATCATGGGTGCAACCAAGAGCAGGTGTCGCTATTCTTAAACCGTCTAAGTCCTCAGCACCGTTGAAATCAACATCAGGGGCTGTAACTAATAGATTACCGCCAGTACTTGCTCCAGCCAGAGCAACTACTTCTGCTCCCTGGAGAAACCTGTTAAGTGCCGGCCCTGGTCCAACCAGGCCAATATCAATGGAATCTGTCATTAAGGCATCCATAAAGAGCGAACCATTAGGAAAGGTCTCAGTCTTAACATCATAACCCTCAAATTCTTCCTCAATAAAACCTTCTTCTAAACCAACCATTACTGATCCATGGGTCAGATTAGGGAAATAACCAATAACAATTTCACCTTTATCTTCAACTGGCTCATCGCGGACAGCAATGGCATCGAATCCATCTGTATAATTAAAAATTCCAAGTCCAATAATTAAAGCTAAACTCAAAAATATCACTGTATATTTAATCTTATTCTTGCTTTGCATTGAAATTCCTCCTTGAATTACTGCTGGTAACCCCAGCGCTGTAAAATTTTATTTTCTATCTTCTTAAATATATAATTATCGGTGATAAAACCGAAACTTCCAATTAAAATAATAATACCAATAACAAGTCGCATATTACCCATATCCCGGCCCCACATTAGAAGCTGGCCAAGACCGCTGCCACCACCAATAAGTTCACCGGCCATCAAAGCTCTCCAGGAAAATGCCCAGGAGAAACGGAGACCAGTAATTAATGAGGGCAGGGCTGCTGGCATAATAACCCTTCTAAAGACACTAAAACTGCCTGCACCAAGAGTTCTGGCTGATTTTATATAGACCGGATTAACATTCTTAATGCCGCTGGTAGTTGTTGAGGCCATATTCCAGCTGGCTCCCAGGATAATAACAGCAATAATAGCCTGTTCTCCAAGGGAAAACCAGAGTAAGGCCAGTGGCAACCAGACAACACTGGGAACACTCTGTAAAGCCAGTATAAACGGCGAGAGAGCATCATCAGCTGCTGGCACCAGTCCCAAAAGGAGACCTAACAGGAATCCCAGTGTTGAAGCCAGGCTAAAACCGATTAATAGCCTCCTGAAACTGACCAGAATTGCATTAATCAATGAACCGTCCTGGAATCTGGTAACTAGAGTCTCAAGCACAGCCATCGGCTCCGGCAGCAAATAATCAGGCCAGAGATCAAGGCCAGCAATAGTCTGCCAGATAACTAAAAACCCTGCAATTACAATAAAGCGAATGAGAAAAGTTTCCAGTAATTTTTTTAACTTCATCTTATCCTGCAACCTTCTCAATTAGTGCCTTCTGTTTCTGATCATCTTCGCTGAGTAAATCCTCAAGAATTTCAGCCTCTAAATTAACTATCTTCTGTTGATTCGGTTTTCTAGGATAGGGCAGATCTAACTCATATTCTGCCTTTATCTGACCAGGATTGCTGGCCATTACCAGAACCCGCTCAGAAATCAGCAAAGCTTCCCGGATGCTGTGGGTAACAAAAATAATTGTCATATCAGTATTCTGCCAGAGTTTAACCAGTTCCTGCTGTAATTTAAAGCGGGTCTGTTCATCCAGGGCCGAAAAAGGCTCATCCATCAGCAGTATATCAGGCTTTAAGACCATTGATCTGGCCAGAGCTACCCGCTGTTGCATGCCACCACTTAACTGATGGGGATAGGCCTTTTTAACATCTGCCAGCCCGACTTTTTTCAGCTCCTGATGGGCAAGTTCCAATCGCTTCTCTTTATCTATATTACGTTCCTTTAAGCCAAAGGCCACATTCTTTTCTACATTCAGCCAGGGGAATAGAGCTGCTTCCTGCATCATCATTACCCTATTCTGTGCCGGCCCGGTAATAGGCTGCCCCTGACAGTCTAACTGGCCGGAATCCTGATCTTCCAATCCGGCGATTATGTGAAGGAGAGTAGACTTCCCACAACCAGATGGCCCTAAGAGTGTTACAAATTGGCCAGTATCTACCTCCAGGTTGATCTTATTTAAGACAAGTTCTCCACCATACGACTTCTCGAGTTCTTTACTGCTAATTGCAAACAAATAATATCTACCTCCTAAAAAGTAATTAAAACTGTTAAGTGGTTTACAGAAAACCAACCTAACTGCTATACATTATATTAAACCATAGTACGTATGTCAAGTTTATATTAATATTATTTTTAATTTATGTTATAATTAATGTAATTGTTATGACTTTAAAAGGAGTTGAGATAGATGGCAGATAATTATGCAGATACTTATGAAGAAGAACTAGTAAATGCAGTATTGCATGGAATTGGACTGGGAATGGCCATAGCTGCAACCGGAGTACTGGTTGTAATGGCCAATCTCTATGGGGAACTAAGACAGATTGTATCCTATAGTATTTACGGCACAACTTTAATTATTCTATATTTAGCTTCAACCCTCTATCATAGTTTCCCCTACGGCAAAGCTAAATACGTCTTTAGAATTATTGATCATTCAGCAATCTATCTTTTAATAGCCGGGACCTATACCCCAATAACCCTGGCCACATTAGATGGACTCTGGTCCAGATCGGTCTTTATTGTTGTCTGGGCAATTGCTGTCCTGGGAATAGCCCTAAATATTATCTGTTTTGAAAAAGTTAAAAAGGTCTCGCTGGTCCTCTATCTGGTTATGGGCTGGCTCAGTATCCTGGTTATCCGGGATTTAATCTATAACCTGCCGACAGCCAGTCTTATCTTTCTCTTTATCGGTGGCTTATCATATACAGTTGGAACAATCTTCTATGTAAAGAAAGGCTTAAAATACAACCATGCAATCTGGCATATCTTTGTGCTAGGCGGCAGCATCTTCCACTTTTTCACAGTCTTTTATAATCTTCTAGGTTAGACCAGCTAATTAAAGTAAGTTTTTCAGATAATAAGAAGGAATAATCCTGACTCCCTAGAATTATATTGATAGCATCCAAAAAATAGTAATAATATTTTAACAAGAGTACCATTCTGAAGGGAGGATTTATGGTAGATATAGCCTGTAAAGAATTAACTGCAGAAGAGCTCGTAAATGACTACGGACCGTTGATATCCAGCCTGGCCTATAGAATGATACCGGATAGCCATATCGCTGAAGAAGCTGCCCAGGAGGCCTGGTATGAAGTAATTAAAAGTCTTGAAAGCTTTCGTGGAGAATCAAAAATATCGACCTGGATCTACAAAGTAGCCTATAGAACTATCAGCAAATACTGGCCCAATAAAAAGCTATATGATGAAAAATTTCTAAAACACTGCTTTGACGGCCCTGATGTCAGAATCCCTGATCAGATAGATTATGACGGCCGGCTCTGGCTTAAAGAACAGTGTGATCGCTGCCTGACTGCAATTCTGCAATGCTTAACCCCGGAAAAGAAAGTCGCCTATGTCCTAAGAGATGGTGCAGAACTTGATTATGAAGTTATTGCAGAAGTCATGGATAAAAAAGAAGCCACAGTTAGAAAGATAGTCTCCAGATCCCGTAAAAAAATCAAAAAGTTCTTAAATGACCAGTGCACATTATATAATCCTGATGGCAGCTGCAACTGCAGAATCAAAGATCAGGTTGAAGAATTTAATATTAGAGAAGAATATGAAAAGATTTATTCAGCAATAGATGAGGCCCATTTTTATGCAGCCTCAGAAAAAGTCATGCCAGATAAAAATTATTGGAAAAAAAACCTCTAAAGATGTCACAAAACTGCTCCAGTTCTACACTAATATAAATAGGGAAGGAAAATAGACATGGTTCCAAATTATGACAATCTTATAATCAATACCCTGGGTGAACTATCTATAAAAAAGGGAGATGAGATCATCTACACCGAACAGGGTCCAAAATTAAGAAAACGCTGGCGTTTATTTCTTATCCTTCTATTTAATAGAGGAGAGAAAATTTCTGATACCAGGCTTATCCAGGAACTGAATTTAGCCGATAATTCCAATCCCAATCAGGCCTTAAGGGCCCTTATCTATAGGCTTCGCCAGGATATCAGAAATAGAGAGGGTAACTTTATTTTCAGCGAAAACGGCGGTTATATTTTCAATGAGGGCAGTCCTTTCTGGCTGGATACAGAAAAATTCGATCAGCTAATAAAAAAGGGCAATCAGGTTGAGGCAGTGGAGAAAATCAAGTATTACCGGCAGGCTATTCAACTTTATAAAGGAGATTTCCTGGAAAATAGTGAACTAACCTCAAAGGAACTATTAAATATTCGCCAGCACTATAGGTCAAAATTCACAGAAATAATTAAAATGGCTGCTGAGATTTGCAAAGAGCAGGGAGATTATCAACAGGCAATCGAACTTTATGAGACAGGCTTACAGGTCAATAATATTAATGTAGACTTTTATTATAACCTGATCCAGCTCCTAAAGGAGGTCAAGCTTCCAGACCAGGCAGTTATCAAGGCTGAAGAGGCAATGTCTGTCTTTGATAATTATGATCTTGAGATTTCAGCCGAATTTCAACAGGAGATATCATCACTAATCTCAATGGATAATAATCTCAGCATGGAAGACATGATATCCGATGAAATAGAAAACGAAAAGGCCTTTGAATGCGGCCCGATAACCTTCTCCAAAATAGTTAACTTAGAAAGACGGAGAAGTAAAAGACAGGATAGAGAGATCTACCTGGTTAAATTTAAGCTCATGCGCCAGGTCAGTCCATCTGAAATGATTGAGGCTGAAAGGATCCTGCATAAAAATCTCCTTGATAATTTAAGAGTATATGACTTAATAACCAGGCTTAAACCCAGAGAGTACCTGCTCCTTTTAGTCGATATTTCTGAAAAAGAAGTTGAAAAGATAATTGGCAGGATCATTGAAGAATACGATGAAAGCCTGCCGCCACCTGAGATCATGTTAGATTATGAATACAAAAAAGTATAAAATTTTCAAAATGTGATAGCCGGCATAATAAACATTGTAACAACCTATAGCATTTAAAAGATTAGCAATTTTTGATATATTGTTATCAAGGAAACTCTAGCTTTTGCGCTTATTAAAGTATGAAGGAGGGTCAATAATAAATGGCAGGAGAACTGAAAATATATACACTCGGCAACTTTAAGGTCGCTAATAGTGAAAAGGTGATTACCGAGAATATCAATAAATCCAGCAAGCGCTGGAAACTACTCCAGTATCTAATAACTTTCAATAATCAGGAAATCTCCAGAGATGAATTGATCATGATCCTGGGCTTAAATAATAATGACGACCCGGAAAGCTCTCTTTCGGCTTTAGTCTACAGACTCAGAAGCCTTTTAAACAAATATACCAACCAGGGCAATGGCCATTTCATCAAAACTTCCGGCTCAGCCTATACCTTCAACGGCGATGCCAATTACTGGCTTGATTCAGAGGTCTTTGAAAATAAATGCGAACAGGTTGTCGGATTAATCGAGGAATCTTCAGACGGAGCAGTTGATCTCTTCCAGGAAGCCCTTAAAATCTACCAGGGCGATTACCTCCAGGAAGCCCGCTCAGAAGAATGGCTCTGGTCTGCCAGAAACTATTACCGTGATCTCTTAAGGAATACGGCACTGGAACTCGATGGTTACTTAAAAGAAAGAGAAGAATACGATACCCTCCTGACTTTCTATGATGAGATTCAGAAACTAATCAAATTTGATGAAGATGTAATTATCGGGTATCTCGAGGCTCTGATCGGTGCCGGCAAGGAAAATGAAGCCCGGGCTAAATATCAGGAAATTAAAACCCTGTATCAGGATAATGGCCTGAAAGTACCTCCCAGGCTCCAGAATATTTTTAGAGACCTCAAAATTGAAAGGGCGGAGCAGCCAGAAGAATTCCTCAGTACCATTGATGAAGCCGCTGATGAAGAAGGTGCCTATCTCTGCACACCTGACAAGTTTCTGGAACTCTATAAACTGGAAAAACGGCGCTGCCAGCGAGATGGACCGTCAAGATGTATCATCCATCTAAGGCTTACTGAAGAACAAAAAGAAAGACAGCAGGAAATAAAATTTGATCATATAGATAATATCGGCAATCAATTTCTCCAGCTCCTGAATGATCAGCTCAGGAGCGGCGATATCGTTACCCGCTGGAACAAGAAACATTTCATAGTTCTCCTGGCCAATATCGAATGCAATGATGCCGAAAAAGTTACCAGCAGAATCAAAAATTCCTTTAAAGCAAGGTTTGGCCTGCCAGCTGGCCTGAGCATTTCCCAGAAGATTTATAGGCTCAAAGATCATAAATTAAAATAAATTGTCAAAGAACGTCTTTATTTAATCTCCCATCGCAAGATGGGACTATTTTTTTGCCCTAATCAATCAGCACAGATCAGCTCCAGCCAGACCAGCATTCAACCAGACCTGATCCAGTCCCTCCCCGGTACCTCCTCGGTATCTCCTCGGTACCTCCCCGGTCCCGATATGCTTTTAACATACGAATAACACATTTTTGACTCAAGCCTGATTGTCATAATTAAGAACTTCATAAACAGCTGAGATCCCGTCACCCTCAGGTCTGACAATTCGGAACCAGTAATCTCTATTAGGCTTTAACCTATCCACCATAAAGCTTCCTCTACCCTCAGAATCAGTCATCCCCTCAACTTTCCGTTCAAGATCATCAAAATCACCAATACCGGTAAGAGTATCACCGCCATTCCAGTTATTAAAGTTGCCCTCACCAACAATCAAATAATATTCTAGCTCGGCTTCGGCCTGATATATAATCTCAAGTTCCACCCAGTTATCTCTGGAACCAACAGACTCACTGGGATCACCTGATCTTTTCACAAATTCAACACCGTAAATTGTCCTGAAATTATTGCCATTATGAAATGAAGTCAGCGCTGCCCTCATAAAAAGATTATTCCCATTTAAAGTCGTTCCCTGACTCATCTTATTCCAGGCTGCTTTATCATCAACGGTCAGTAATTTCGAAAATTCAACTGCTTCTTTGAATAAATTTCTATTCTTTCTTGAAGCCTTGCTATCTCCACCATCATTTTTCACATATCTCCGACAAATAGACTTGCCATATCTCTTATAATAAACAAACTCTTTACCAAATTTTCCACTGGCAGCCTCAGACATCAACGGCATTTTAACTTTACTCAAATTATCATCCCCCTTTTATTTGTCAGACCTATCCTAAAGCAAGATTTCACAAGTCAGGCAATCTATATCAACAGCAGTTTAGCACTTTACTCTGCTGGCTTTCTATTTAAGTGATATTTCTAATTAGTATTAAGAAAATCCTTTATTTTCTAAATACAACTCATCATAACACCATAATAAATAAATTGCAAGTGCTTTTTCAAAAATAATAAATTTATTTTTTAACTGGTACAAATTGTCGTTGCCACGACAATCGGGAAAATTCGAAATGCATTTTGACGTCTTCCCGATGAACTGAAATGACCGGATAAGAATACGCATTTAAAAAGACTCATTAAAAACATATGTCGATTTCATCGACGACTGCAATTGGGAAAGCAATTATTTTTAAGTTTATCATCCCAATATCATTCACAATCCATATCCAATATTATATAATTAAATTTAATAACAAAGATAAACTCTATTTAACTAAATTAGCCATTTAGATTAAACTGATTTCCAGGGGGAGTTAACAATGTACACCATGGTTTGCAATAACTGCAGCAAAAAGTCATATTCCAGTTCCTCCAGCGGTGAATGGGAATGTCCTTATTGTGGCGAGCATATTGAAGATGAAGAGTTAAGTTTAATCTAAAATCAATTAATTGCTTTACTAACCTGTCATTAATTTAATGGCAGGTTTTTAGCGTTATCCTAACATCATTCAAATTCTCTATAAATAATAATATAATTAGTATAATAATAAATTTGAAGATATGAACATAAATCTAAAATAAAAGAGGAGGAATCATTATTTTGAAAAAAATATTATCATTACTAACTGTTTTTACTTTACTTATGGTTTTTTCAGCCTGTGACAATATTGGTGATAATGGAGTAGATATTATTGACCAGACTTATGATATTACTGTTGAGGTTCTAGATGAAAACGACCAACCAGTCAGTGACATTGGAGTTGTTGTTAATAGCGATGAAATCTATGATACTGATGATTCAGGAAGAGTAGATATTTCAAGTCTCGAAGGCGAAAACCGTATAGAAATCCAGGACGACAGCTACCCTTCTAAAACAGTAGATAGCAGCAACGATGGCGACATCATAACCTTTAGGCCAGATGAAGTTACTGGCAGCGGCCTAACTATTAGAGGCAAATTATCAGATGAATCTGAAGTCCAGGCTGCTGATACCAGTAACAACCCAGACATTGGCCAGATAGTTCTCATATTCAGGTATGGCTATGAAGTTATCGACATTGAAAATGAGACTTTTTCTATTGATTTCCCTAGAGAACCTGGCGCAATCACCTTTGTTGATGCAGATGGCAATTATGCCGGTAACCTTGCTTTAGAAAATGGCATGGATTCAATCCCTGGCGATCTTATTGATGAAGATACAAATGAAATAGATCTCGGTTTAATAACCTTTGAAGATGGCACCGCTTATTCCGAAGATGATGAAGTCGTATTCGATAGTCTTACAATTCAGGATAATGACCTGGATGCCGTTGCAGTTGCAGGCAGCTTCTTTAGTGCAGCAGCTATCAGCCCTGACCTAGTTGAAATGATGGCAACTGAATCTCAGGAGATAAGACTCCAGGCCATGTATTTTGTCAGTAATATGACATTAACCGAACCAGATGAAGATAACATAGTAAAAATAAATAATTTCAAAGATTTAGAAATAGAAAACCATCAATTAGAAATCGCCTTTACC
The Halonatronomonas betaini genome window above contains:
- a CDS encoding BTAD domain-containing putative transcriptional regulator, whose protein sequence is MAGELKIYTLGNFKVANSEKVITENINKSSKRWKLLQYLITFNNQEISRDELIMILGLNNNDDPESSLSALVYRLRSLLNKYTNQGNGHFIKTSGSAYTFNGDANYWLDSEVFENKCEQVVGLIEESSDGAVDLFQEALKIYQGDYLQEARSEEWLWSARNYYRDLLRNTALELDGYLKEREEYDTLLTFYDEIQKLIKFDEDVIIGYLEALIGAGKENEARAKYQEIKTLYQDNGLKVPPRLQNIFRDLKIERAEQPEEFLSTIDEAADEEGAYLCTPDKFLELYKLEKRRCQRDGPSRCIIHLRLTEEQKERQQEIKFDHIDNIGNQFLQLLNDQLRSGDIVTRWNKKHFIVLLANIECNDAEKVTSRIKNSFKARFGLPAGLSISQKIYRLKDHKLK
- a CDS encoding BTAD domain-containing putative transcriptional regulator produces the protein MVPNYDNLIINTLGELSIKKGDEIIYTEQGPKLRKRWRLFLILLFNRGEKISDTRLIQELNLADNSNPNQALRALIYRLRQDIRNREGNFIFSENGGYIFNEGSPFWLDTEKFDQLIKKGNQVEAVEKIKYYRQAIQLYKGDFLENSELTSKELLNIRQHYRSKFTEIIKMAAEICKEQGDYQQAIELYETGLQVNNINVDFYYNLIQLLKEVKLPDQAVIKAEEAMSVFDNYDLEISAEFQQEISSLISMDNNLSMEDMISDEIENEKAFECGPITFSKIVNLERRRSKRQDREIYLVKFKLMRQVSPSEMIEAERILHKNLLDNLRVYDLITRLKPREYLLLLVDISEKEVEKIIGRIIEEYDESLPPPEIMLDYEYKKV